One Streptomyces sp. V4I8 genomic window carries:
- a CDS encoding MaoC family dehydratase yields MEFGKFFDELTVGEVIEHWPGKTVTEYDHHAFCLLTMVRHPIHLDAHWASTATRHQQPLVIGSYIMSLLIGLSEQATSGRALSHRGFERVQHLAPLMHGDTLYAESEVLSKENLTGKPDRGLVTFETRGHNQLGTLIMAMQRTFVLPKKSTRDDGFS; encoded by the coding sequence ATGGAGTTCGGCAAGTTCTTCGATGAACTGACCGTCGGGGAAGTTATCGAACACTGGCCCGGAAAGACCGTCACCGAGTACGATCATCACGCGTTCTGTCTGCTGACCATGGTGCGCCATCCCATTCACCTGGATGCACATTGGGCCAGCACAGCTACCCGGCACCAGCAGCCTCTCGTTATCGGTTCCTACATCATGTCGTTGCTCATTGGCTTGTCTGAACAGGCAACCTCAGGCCGGGCTCTGTCCCACCGAGGTTTCGAACGCGTTCAGCACCTTGCGCCGCTGATGCATGGCGACACCCTCTATGCCGAGAGCGAGGTGCTTTCGAAAGAAAATCTCACGGGAAAGCCGGACCGAGGTCTTGTTACGTTCGAGACACGAGGGCATAATCAGCTCGGCACCCTCATCATGGCCATGCAGCGAACCTTTGTTTTGCCTAAGAAGAGTACACGCGACGACGGATTCAGCTAA
- a CDS encoding IS701 family transposase has product MTTIKEQVAVEATIAGQEWTAAFGAVMAEVADCFPRREPRLLAREMTEGMLMELDTRNCWTLGEALGHSGPHRLQHFLSRGVWDHDLARDRLMTWAAGELADDQAVLIVDETGDEKSSTDCVGAAHQYSGALGGIGLCQVSVHLTYASVSGHTLIDRALYLGAGWAADEERRLLTHVPDETLFATKPQLAAAMLQRVRALGIPARWLAGDEVYGGRELRRHARALGLDYALAVRADHRVTTPAGRFTATELAARLPRRTWMRMRTGHGTKGDRHYDWAMIGVLADDTPESTGPGHSYLLVRHHRYTRELSFYRCHSATAVTMATLVDVVCCRWKIEEDFQAGKSDCGLDEGQTTCWNSWMRWSLISMLAAAILAVTQARAAAQTPSGPLAPSSTRELLRLLRATALRPPRRDLEHLLHWSAWRRHHQQQATEAHRRWNNITAAATT; this is encoded by the coding sequence GTGACGACGATCAAGGAACAGGTGGCCGTGGAGGCCACGATAGCCGGGCAGGAGTGGACGGCCGCGTTCGGGGCGGTGATGGCCGAGGTCGCTGACTGCTTCCCGCGCCGGGAACCGCGCCTGCTGGCGCGGGAGATGACCGAGGGCATGCTGATGGAGCTCGATACGCGCAACTGCTGGACGCTCGGCGAGGCGCTGGGGCACTCGGGCCCGCACCGGCTGCAGCACTTCCTCTCCCGTGGTGTGTGGGACCACGATCTGGCCCGCGACCGGCTCATGACCTGGGCGGCCGGTGAACTCGCGGACGACCAGGCGGTGTTGATCGTGGACGAGACCGGTGATGAGAAGTCCTCGACCGACTGCGTGGGAGCGGCCCACCAGTACTCCGGGGCGCTCGGCGGTATCGGTCTGTGCCAGGTCTCCGTCCACCTCACCTACGCCTCGGTAAGCGGGCACACGCTGATCGACCGCGCCCTCTACCTGGGCGCCGGGTGGGCCGCCGACGAGGAACGCCGCCTGCTCACCCACGTCCCCGACGAGACCCTGTTCGCCACCAAGCCACAGCTCGCGGCCGCCATGCTGCAGCGTGTACGTGCCCTGGGGATACCGGCCCGCTGGCTGGCCGGCGACGAGGTGTACGGCGGTCGCGAGCTGCGACGGCATGCACGGGCACTCGGCCTCGACTACGCCCTCGCGGTCCGCGCCGACCACCGCGTCACCACCCCAGCCGGCCGCTTCACCGCCACCGAACTCGCCGCCCGCTTACCCCGCCGCACCTGGATGCGCATGCGTACCGGCCACGGGACCAAGGGCGACCGTCACTACGACTGGGCCATGATCGGCGTCCTCGCCGACGACACCCCCGAAAGCACCGGGCCGGGCCACTCCTACCTGCTGGTGCGCCACCACCGCTACACCCGCGAACTCTCCTTCTACCGCTGCCACTCCGCAACCGCGGTCACCATGGCCACCCTGGTCGATGTGGTGTGCTGCAGATGGAAAATCGAAGAGGACTTCCAGGCCGGAAAATCCGACTGCGGCCTGGACGAGGGCCAGACCACCTGCTGGAACTCCTGGATGCGCTGGAGCCTGATCAGCATGCTCGCCGCAGCCATCCTGGCCGTCACCCAAGCCCGCGCCGCCGCCCAGACACCCAGCGGCCCACTCGCCCCCTCAAGCACCCGCGAGCTGCTGCGACTCCTACGCGCCACCGCCCTGCGCCCTCCCCGCCGCGACCTGGAGCACCTCCTGCACTGGTCCGCATGGCGCCGCCACCATCAACAGCAAGCCACCGAAGCCCACCGCCGCTGGAACAACATCACCGCCGCAGCAACCACCTGA
- a CDS encoding trypco2 family protein, whose translation MGDGEIIGLAETIRGIRQELEAAMREGAESGLRFGVGPVEVELTLEARLEKGGSGKLRIWVADVGGEGKKTDSRLHRIKVVLNPVDARGNPAQIASSGTRSDW comes from the coding sequence ATGGGAGATGGCGAGATCATCGGGCTTGCGGAGACTATCCGTGGCATCCGGCAGGAACTCGAAGCAGCCATGCGGGAGGGTGCCGAGTCGGGGCTCAGGTTCGGTGTCGGTCCCGTTGAGGTGGAACTAACCCTTGAGGCACGGCTGGAGAAGGGCGGCAGCGGAAAGCTGCGCATCTGGGTCGCCGACGTTGGTGGCGAGGGGAAAAAGACGGACAGCCGGCTGCACCGGATCAAGGTGGTCCTCAATCCGGTCGACGCTCGAGGCAATCCGGCCCAGATCGCCTCGTCCGGTACCCGGTCCGACTGGTAG
- the istB gene encoding IS21-like element helper ATPase IstB yields the protein MPRPATASGDDEGEEEPGAVEKTTTARTAAAASSRRTGRQTLTDLAFLARAMKAPALLDAAERLAERARKESWTHAEYLVAVLQREVSARESHGGEARVRAARFPAVKTVEELDVTHLRGITRQQLAHLGTLDFIAGKENAVFLGPPGTGKTHLAIGLAVRACQAGHRVAFATASEWVDRLAAAHAAGRLADELTRLGRYPLIVVDEVGYIPFEAEAANLFFQLISNRYERASVIVTSNKPFGRWGEVFGDETVAAAMIDRLVHHAEVHSFKGDSYRMRGRELGRIPTDNQDD from the coding sequence ATGCCCCGCCCCGCGACAGCCTCCGGCGACGACGAAGGCGAGGAAGAGCCCGGCGCCGTCGAGAAGACCACCACCGCCAGGACGGCAGCGGCGGCATCCTCCCGTCGGACGGGCCGGCAGACCTTGACTGACCTGGCTTTCCTCGCCCGCGCGATGAAGGCCCCGGCCCTGCTGGACGCCGCCGAACGGCTGGCCGAACGCGCCCGCAAGGAGTCCTGGACGCACGCCGAATACCTCGTCGCCGTGCTCCAGCGCGAGGTGAGCGCCCGCGAATCGCACGGCGGCGAGGCCCGCGTCCGCGCGGCGAGGTTCCCCGCCGTCAAAACGGTCGAGGAACTCGACGTCACCCATCTGCGCGGGATAACGCGCCAACAGCTCGCGCATCTGGGTACGTTGGACTTCATCGCCGGGAAGGAGAACGCCGTTTTCCTGGGTCCGCCCGGGACCGGAAAGACACACCTGGCGATCGGGCTCGCGGTCAGAGCCTGCCAGGCCGGACACCGCGTCGCCTTCGCGACCGCCTCCGAGTGGGTCGACCGGCTCGCCGCCGCCCACGCAGCCGGCCGTCTGGCCGACGAGCTCACCAGACTGGGCCGCTACCCGCTGATCGTGGTGGACGAGGTCGGCTACATCCCCTTCGAGGCCGAAGCCGCGAACCTGTTCTTCCAGCTCATCTCGAACAGATACGAACGCGCGTCCGTGATCGTCACCAGCAACAAGCCCTTCGGACGCTGGGGAGAGGTCTTCGGCGACGAGACCGTGGCCGCCGCCATGATCGACCGCCTCGTCCACCACGCCGAGGTCCACTCGTTCAAGGGCGATTCGTATCGCATGCGCGGCCGCGAACTCGGACGCATCCCCACCGACAACCAAGACGACTGA
- a CDS encoding IS5 family transposase, which produces MTDAEWAVVRAAMPVPAWLEGRGGRPEEFCHREMVDAVRYVVDNGAKWRSVPADFPWWRAVYDFFRRWRRHGYVRELYQRLRRLQRRRQGREEEPSAGIIDAQSVDGAETCPASSRGYDGAKMRDGRKRHILTDTGGLLLEVTVTAANVHDSKAAPDLLDAYLAKPGRLLKLVWVDSAYQGQPLADAFAAHGVEVKVVKRPDGRREFTVLARRWVVERTLGWLSRARRLNRDHERRPDHHVQMVWWAGLITLTRKMTRQRLHWPEFRPQRLGPQPG; this is translated from the coding sequence ATGACGGATGCGGAGTGGGCGGTGGTTCGGGCGGCGATGCCGGTGCCGGCCTGGCTGGAGGGCCGGGGTGGGCGCCCGGAGGAGTTCTGCCACCGGGAGATGGTCGACGCGGTGCGCTATGTCGTCGACAACGGCGCGAAGTGGCGCTCTGTCCCTGCTGATTTCCCCTGGTGGCGGGCGGTGTACGACTTCTTCCGCCGCTGGCGGCGGCATGGCTATGTGCGCGAGCTTTACCAGCGCCTGCGCCGTCTGCAGCGCAGGCGGCAGGGGCGAGAGGAGGAGCCGAGCGCGGGGATCATCGACGCGCAGTCCGTGGACGGCGCCGAGACCTGCCCGGCCTCAAGCCGCGGTTATGACGGCGCCAAGATGCGCGACGGGCGCAAGCGCCACATCCTGACCGACACCGGCGGCCTGCTGCTGGAGGTCACCGTCACGGCGGCGAATGTGCACGACTCCAAGGCCGCCCCCGACCTGCTGGACGCCTACCTGGCCAAGCCCGGACGGCTGCTGAAGCTGGTGTGGGTCGACAGCGCCTACCAGGGCCAGCCACTGGCCGACGCCTTCGCAGCCCACGGCGTGGAGGTAAAGGTGGTCAAGCGCCCCGACGGGAGAAGGGAGTTCACGGTGCTGGCGCGCCGGTGGGTAGTAGAGAGAACGCTGGGGTGGCTGTCCCGCGCGCGGCGCCTGAACCGCGACCACGAGCGCCGCCCGGACCACCACGTGCAGATGGTGTGGTGGGCGGGGCTTATCACGCTCACCCGGAAGATGACGCGCCAGCGCCTGCACTGGCCCGAGTTCCGGCCCCAGCGGCTGGGCCCGCAGCCGGGGTGA
- the ltrA gene encoding group II intron reverse transcriptase/maturase, protein MNTDELEWALMKAERRVLEIQTKLHRWAADDPHRRFDDLFNLVADPAFLLVAWDRVRGNKGARTAGVDGKTARSIEAGQGVEMFLGRLRTQIRDRSFRPVPVRERMIPKANGKLRRLGIPTVADRVVQASLKLVLEPVFEADFLPCSYGFRPNRRAHDAIAETRYLASHGYEWVVEGDITACFDEISHPALMERVRNRIGDKRVLSLVRAFLKSGILSRDGAFTDTRTGTPQGGILSPLLANIALSVLDEHIAQTPGGPDSTSEDRRRRRRRGLPNYRLVRYADDFLVLVFGRREHAEELRDEVAEALKPVGLRLSVEKTKITHIDEGLDFLGWRIQRHRKLGTDRQYIYTYPARKSVRSATAKVKELTGRQNVGLSLESLLHRLNPVLRGWCAYFRPGVSNVAFCYLSHYTWMRVTRWIRRKHPGITWKQLRRRYYGGGWWPATEEGELFNPAKVSTTRYRYRGTLIPTPWPITA, encoded by the coding sequence GTGAATACCGACGAGCTGGAATGGGCCTTGATGAAGGCCGAACGCCGGGTACTGGAGATCCAGACCAAGCTGCACCGTTGGGCTGCTGATGATCCTCATCGCAGGTTCGACGATCTGTTCAACCTCGTGGCCGATCCCGCCTTCCTGTTGGTGGCGTGGGACCGTGTCCGGGGAAACAAGGGTGCCCGCACGGCCGGAGTGGATGGGAAGACCGCACGCTCCATCGAGGCCGGGCAGGGAGTCGAGATGTTTCTCGGCAGGCTGCGGACTCAGATTAGAGACCGCAGCTTCCGACCGGTTCCCGTGCGCGAGCGGATGATTCCCAAGGCGAATGGCAAGCTTCGTCGTCTTGGGATTCCGACCGTGGCGGACCGAGTGGTCCAGGCGTCCTTGAAACTGGTGCTGGAGCCGGTGTTCGAAGCGGATTTCCTCCCGTGTTCCTATGGGTTCCGCCCGAACCGCCGGGCTCATGACGCGATCGCCGAGACTCGCTATCTCGCCAGCCACGGATATGAGTGGGTGGTGGAGGGCGACATCACGGCGTGCTTCGACGAGATCTCGCACCCGGCCCTCATGGAGCGGGTGCGGAATCGAATCGGGGACAAGCGGGTGTTGTCCTTGGTGAGGGCGTTTTTGAAGTCCGGGATCCTGTCCCGGGACGGGGCCTTCACGGACACACGCACTGGGACCCCGCAGGGCGGGATCCTGTCGCCGCTGCTGGCCAACATCGCTCTCTCGGTCCTGGACGAGCACATCGCCCAGACCCCCGGAGGACCAGACAGCACCTCCGAGGATCGGCGCAGGAGACGGCGCCGGGGATTGCCCAACTACCGGCTGGTCCGGTATGCGGATGACTTCCTCGTGCTTGTCTTCGGGCGCCGTGAGCACGCCGAGGAATTACGCGATGAGGTCGCGGAGGCGTTGAAGCCGGTGGGCCTTCGCCTGTCGGTGGAGAAGACAAAGATCACGCACATTGACGAGGGCCTCGATTTTCTCGGATGGCGCATCCAGCGGCACCGGAAACTGGGCACTGACCGGCAGTACATCTACACCTATCCGGCACGGAAATCAGTGCGTTCCGCAACGGCCAAGGTGAAGGAACTGACTGGACGGCAGAACGTCGGCTTGTCGCTGGAGTCCTTACTCCACCGGCTGAACCCGGTGTTGCGAGGATGGTGCGCGTACTTCCGTCCCGGAGTGTCAAACGTCGCTTTCTGTTACCTCAGCCACTACACGTGGATGAGGGTGACACGATGGATCCGGCGCAAGCATCCCGGGATCACTTGGAAGCAGCTCCGCCGACGCTATTACGGCGGTGGCTGGTGGCCTGCCACGGAGGAAGGGGAACTGTTCAACCCGGCAAAGGTAAGCACGACCAGATACCGATACCGGGGAACACTCATCCCGACCCCGTGGCCCATTACGGCATGA
- a CDS encoding transposase, translated as MLPVVSAGLSKRLVPDELRELAAPLLPSSAACPQGGGTAPSDERAVFTAVVYALTSGCAWRHLPPTFGTSPATAHRRFTVWTGGRPVASAAPGGAGRTRARGEVD; from the coding sequence ATGCTGCCGGTCGTGAGTGCTGGTCTATCGAAGCGTCTGGTTCCTGATGAACTCCGGGAGCTGGCCGCCCCGTTGCTGCCGTCGTCCGCTGCATGTCCGCAAGGTGGTGGGACCGCTCCGTCTGACGAGCGGGCCGTGTTCACGGCAGTGGTGTACGCGCTGACCAGCGGCTGTGCCTGGCGGCATCTGCCGCCGACGTTCGGCACGTCGCCCGCCACTGCGCATCGCCGCTTCACGGTATGGACCGGAGGCCGGCCTGTGGCGTCGGCTGCACCGGGCGGTGCCGGACGAACTCGGGCCCGCGGCGAGGTGGACTGA
- a CDS encoding NAD(P)-dependent alcohol dehydrogenase, protein MTTVAAYAAPAANAPLERTTIERRAVREFDVLIDIKFAGICHTDIHLVREGWGEAIFPMVPGHEIAGVVSEVGPGVTKYKVGDRVGVGCMVDSCRECENCKAGQEQHCVRGAVQTYNAIGKDGEITYGGYATHVVVDENFVVRIPDGLSLDAAAPLLCAGITTYAPLKQWGAGPGKQVAVVGLGGLGHVGVKIAHALGAEVTVLSQSLRKKDDGLKLGADHYYATSDPRTFEELAGSFDLIVSTVSAPLDLGAYLSLLKTGGALVNVGVPEEPIAFHPFSLIGGNKILAGSMIGGIPETQEMLDFCAEHGIGAEIERIAASEINEAYERVLASDVRYRFVIDNATI, encoded by the coding sequence ATGACCACTGTCGCTGCGTACGCCGCACCCGCCGCCAACGCTCCGCTGGAGCGCACCACCATCGAACGTCGTGCAGTCCGCGAGTTCGACGTACTGATCGACATCAAGTTCGCCGGTATCTGTCACACTGACATCCACCTGGTCCGCGAGGGCTGGGGCGAGGCGATCTTCCCGATGGTCCCGGGCCACGAGATCGCGGGCGTCGTCTCCGAAGTCGGCCCCGGCGTGACCAAGTACAAGGTCGGCGACCGTGTGGGCGTCGGCTGCATGGTCGACTCGTGCCGCGAGTGCGAGAACTGCAAGGCCGGCCAGGAACAGCACTGTGTACGGGGGGCTGTTCAGACGTACAACGCCATCGGCAAGGACGGCGAGATCACCTATGGCGGCTACGCCACGCACGTCGTCGTCGACGAGAACTTCGTCGTCCGTATCCCCGACGGACTGTCCCTGGATGCCGCCGCGCCGCTGCTGTGCGCCGGCATCACCACGTACGCGCCGCTCAAGCAGTGGGGCGCGGGCCCCGGCAAGCAAGTTGCCGTGGTCGGCCTGGGCGGTCTCGGCCACGTGGGCGTCAAGATCGCGCACGCGCTCGGCGCGGAGGTCACTGTCCTGTCCCAGTCGCTGCGCAAGAAGGACGACGGTCTGAAGCTGGGCGCCGACCACTACTACGCGACCAGTGACCCGAGAACGTTCGAAGAACTCGCCGGCTCCTTCGACCTCATCGTCTCCACGGTATCGGCGCCACTGGACCTGGGCGCCTACCTCAGTCTGCTGAAGACGGGTGGCGCCCTGGTGAACGTGGGCGTCCCGGAGGAGCCCATCGCCTTCCACCCGTTCTCCCTCATCGGTGGCAACAAGATCCTCGCCGGATCGATGATCGGCGGCATCCCCGAGACCCAGGAGATGCTGGACTTCTGTGCCGAGCACGGGATCGGCGCGGAGATCGAGCGGATTGCCGCCTCCGAGATCAACGAGGCGTACGAGCGGGTGCTGGCGAGCGATGTGCGATACCGGTTCGTGATCGACAACGCGACCATCTGA
- the istA gene encoding IS21 family transposase: MSLSKQELFDRIRRDSWQQQLSIRALSKKYGVHRRLVREALASPVPKPRKQPARTSTRMEPYKKTVDEWLRADLEAPRKQRHTAKRIGARLEEEFGVTLPYTTVRDFVTARRRAIAAEGGVPVEGFLVRHNAPGADAEVDFGEVWVDLAGQRVKCYLFAFRLAYSGRDVHRISRSCGQQAFFEGHVHALSVLGGVPAGQVRYDNLTPAVRKVIFRSRLREENPKWTALHTFYGFTPFYCEPGLRGAHENGGVEGQVGYFRRNYLIPAC, from the coding sequence ATGTCGTTGTCCAAGCAAGAGCTGTTCGACCGGATCCGCCGGGACAGCTGGCAACAGCAGCTGTCGATCCGGGCGTTGTCGAAAAAGTACGGCGTCCACCGGCGCCTGGTACGGGAGGCACTGGCCTCGCCGGTGCCGAAGCCGCGCAAGCAGCCGGCACGGACCTCGACGCGGATGGAGCCGTACAAGAAGACGGTCGACGAGTGGCTCCGCGCCGACTTGGAGGCGCCGCGCAAGCAGCGGCACACCGCGAAGCGGATCGGTGCACGGCTGGAGGAGGAGTTCGGCGTCACCCTCCCCTACACCACGGTGCGAGACTTCGTCACCGCCCGCCGCCGGGCGATCGCCGCGGAAGGCGGGGTGCCGGTCGAGGGCTTCCTGGTCCGGCACAACGCGCCCGGCGCGGATGCGGAGGTGGACTTCGGGGAAGTCTGGGTCGATCTGGCCGGGCAGCGGGTGAAGTGCTATCTGTTCGCCTTCCGCCTGGCCTACTCGGGCCGGGACGTGCACCGGATCTCCCGCTCGTGCGGCCAGCAGGCGTTCTTCGAAGGGCACGTGCACGCCCTGTCTGTGCTGGGCGGGGTGCCGGCCGGGCAGGTCCGCTATGACAACCTGACCCCGGCCGTTCGCAAGGTCATCTTCCGCAGCCGGTTGCGGGAGGAGAACCCGAAGTGGACCGCGCTGCACACGTTCTACGGGTTCACCCCCTTCTACTGTGAGCCGGGCCTTCGCGGCGCCCATGAGAACGGCGGGGTGGAGGGGCAGGTCGGCTACTTCCGCCGCAACTACCTCATTCCGGCATGTTGA
- a CDS encoding response regulator transcription factor, which produces MTTQYLLEQHVPATDVTMQLPPPPRDNSPAKPSDRTAVVAGPARPTRLLLVEDDEMVRTALRLALTSRGYTVLDVGTGHAGLRSAYLQRPDLVLLDVMLPGIDGYEVLRRLRTVSDVPVIFLTARSDIADVVVGLTSGADDYITKPCRTVEIIARIERVLHRYRAAERQHDAVYDDGLLRLDSQQHQAWAVGDQLPLSMTEFRVLDRLVRHAGLVQHFATLLEAGWDAAAPPARDRIKFTISRLRSKLDGTPVGGESIVSVRGIGYLYRSPTAPPLPSPRRTSPPAGYGHAHTLQGQ; this is translated from the coding sequence ATGACAACCCAGTACCTGCTGGAGCAGCACGTTCCAGCCACCGACGTCACAATGCAGCTACCGCCGCCTCCCCGCGACAACTCCCCCGCGAAGCCGTCTGACCGCACCGCAGTGGTGGCGGGCCCCGCCCGCCCGACTCGGCTGCTGCTGGTCGAGGACGATGAGATGGTCCGCACGGCACTGCGCCTGGCGCTCACGAGCCGCGGTTACACGGTCCTTGACGTGGGTACAGGTCACGCTGGTCTGCGCAGCGCCTACCTTCAGCGCCCTGATCTCGTACTGCTGGATGTGATGTTGCCCGGTATCGACGGATACGAAGTATTGCGCCGGCTGCGTACCGTCAGTGATGTCCCTGTCATCTTCCTGACGGCCCGCAGCGACATCGCCGATGTGGTCGTCGGTCTCACCAGCGGCGCGGACGACTACATCACCAAGCCCTGCCGCACGGTGGAGATCATCGCCCGCATCGAGCGGGTACTGCACCGCTACCGGGCTGCCGAGCGCCAGCACGACGCTGTCTACGACGACGGTCTGCTGCGGCTGGACTCCCAGCAGCACCAGGCGTGGGCGGTGGGCGATCAACTGCCGCTGTCCATGACGGAGTTCCGGGTTCTCGACCGCCTCGTACGCCATGCGGGCCTGGTCCAGCACTTCGCAACGCTTCTGGAAGCAGGCTGGGACGCTGCGGCCCCGCCCGCCCGCGACCGGATCAAGTTCACCATCTCCCGGCTGCGCAGCAAACTCGACGGCACGCCCGTGGGTGGCGAGTCCATTGTCTCGGTCCGCGGCATCGGTTACCTCTACCGCTCTCCCACCGCACCTCCGCTCCCTTCTCCCCGGCGCACCTCCCCACCAGCCGGCTACGGTCACGCCCATACCCTGCAGGGCCAGTGA
- a CDS encoding DinB family protein, with amino-acid sequence MIDEFAKDNLHGRLRRDREALLWKLDGLSEYDARRPLTATGTNLLGLVKHVATVEARYFGEVFDRPSPEPLCRWQDYNGNDLWATEDETRDQIIGFYRRTWEHSDATINELPLDAPGHVPWWPEPCPNTNLFAIMVHVLGESIRHAGHADILREGLDGRTGVRAENEQQIDEEARAAYCAQIEQAARSAAPIKA; translated from the coding sequence ATGATCGATGAATTCGCGAAGGACAACCTGCACGGGAGACTGCGGCGGGACCGCGAGGCGCTGCTCTGGAAACTCGACGGCTTGTCCGAATATGACGCCCGCCGGCCTTTGACAGCGACCGGGACCAACCTCCTGGGCCTGGTCAAACACGTGGCCACCGTCGAGGCCAGGTACTTCGGCGAGGTCTTCGACCGCCCTTCCCCGGAACCGCTGTGCCGGTGGCAGGACTACAACGGCAACGATCTGTGGGCGACCGAGGACGAGACCCGCGATCAGATCATCGGGTTCTACCGGCGCACGTGGGAACACTCGGACGCGACGATCAACGAGCTCCCCCTCGACGCCCCCGGCCACGTGCCGTGGTGGCCGGAGCCTTGTCCCAACACGAACCTGTTCGCCATCATGGTCCATGTACTCGGCGAGTCCATCCGGCATGCCGGGCACGCCGACATCCTGCGCGAGGGCCTCGACGGCCGGACCGGGGTGCGCGCCGAAAACGAGCAGCAGATCGACGAGGAAGCCCGTGCAGCCTACTGCGCGCAGATCGAGCAGGCCGCCAGGTCGGCCGCACCAATCAAGGCTTAG
- the istA gene encoding IS21 family transposase translates to MILVEDWAEIRRLHRAEQMPIRAIARHLGISKNTVKRALAHDRPPKYERPAKGSVVDAVEVQIRELLRETPTMPATVIAERIGWDRGMTVLKERVRDLRPAYIPVDPVSRTTYRPGELAQCDLWFPDAEIPLGYGQTGQPPVLVMVSGYSRMIAARMLPSRRTGDLIDGHWRLLSAWGAVPKMLVWDNESGIGRGKVTGEFAAFAGLLSTRIYLCRPRDPETKGLVERANGYLETSFLPGRHFSGPNDFNAQLGEWLKVANRRRHRALQARPSERWEADKSGMIALPPVDPPSWWRFSIRLGRDHYVRIDTNDYSVDPAAIGRTVTVLCDNDEVIVLATGGEIVAQHPRCWAKHQTLTDPQHAATGTRMRQGVHRQQAARQSRLAASSGPMVEVEQRELDTYDRLFTVIDGGGDKEAS, encoded by the coding sequence GTGATCCTTGTGGAGGACTGGGCAGAGATCCGTCGGTTGCACCGGGCCGAGCAGATGCCGATCAGGGCGATCGCCCGCCATCTGGGCATTTCGAAGAACACGGTGAAGCGGGCGCTGGCGCACGACCGGCCGCCGAAGTACGAGAGGCCGGCCAAGGGCTCGGTGGTGGACGCGGTCGAGGTGCAGATCCGCGAGCTGCTGCGGGAGACGCCGACGATGCCCGCGACGGTGATCGCCGAGCGGATCGGCTGGGACCGCGGGATGACCGTGCTCAAGGAGCGGGTCCGCGACCTGCGTCCCGCCTATATCCCGGTGGACCCGGTGTCGCGGACGACGTATCGGCCGGGTGAGCTGGCCCAGTGCGACCTGTGGTTCCCCGACGCGGAGATCCCGCTCGGCTACGGGCAGACCGGGCAGCCGCCGGTGCTGGTGATGGTGTCCGGCTACTCGCGGATGATCGCCGCGAGGATGCTGCCCTCGCGGCGGACCGGGGACCTGATCGACGGGCACTGGCGGCTGCTGTCCGCCTGGGGCGCCGTCCCGAAGATGCTGGTCTGGGACAACGAGTCCGGGATCGGCCGCGGGAAGGTGACCGGCGAGTTCGCCGCGTTCGCGGGCCTGCTCTCCACCAGGATCTACCTCTGCCGCCCCCGCGATCCAGAAACGAAAGGGCTGGTGGAGCGGGCCAATGGTTACCTGGAGACCAGCTTCCTGCCGGGCCGTCACTTCTCCGGCCCCAACGACTTCAACGCCCAGCTGGGCGAGTGGCTGAAGGTCGCCAACCGGCGCCGGCACCGCGCTCTGCAGGCCCGTCCGAGCGAGCGGTGGGAGGCGGACAAGTCCGGGATGATCGCGCTGCCGCCGGTCGACCCGCCGTCCTGGTGGCGTTTCTCCATCCGGCTCGGCCGCGACCACTACGTCCGCATCGACACCAACGACTACTCCGTCGACCCCGCCGCGATCGGGAGGACGGTGACGGTGCTCTGTGACAACGATGAGGTCATCGTCCTGGCCACCGGCGGGGAGATCGTCGCCCAGCACCCCAGGTGCTGGGCGAAGCACCAGACCCTCACCGACCCCCAACACGCCGCCACCGGCACCCGGATGCGTCAGGGAGTGCACCGTCAGCAGGCAGCCCGCCAGAGCCGGCTGGCTGCTTCGTCCGGCCCGATGGTCGAGGTCGAACAGCGCGAACTGGACACCTATGACCGACTGTTCACCGTCATCGACGGCGGCGGCGACAAGGAGGCGAGCTGA